DNA sequence from the Kineococcus endophyticus genome:
GAACTCCACCCGCCGCGGCAGGTCCCCCAGCCCCCGCAGGTTCTCCACGACGACGCCCGGGTCGGCCCGGTCCCCGAGCAGCACCCGGTGCGCGGCGAGGGTTCCGGGGCCGTCGACGCTCGCCGCGTCGATGCCGACCGTCCGCACGCCGACGGACCGCAGGAACCGCGCCGCCGCGACCGTCAGGTGGGGGTGGTCGAACTCCTCAGGGGTTCCGGAGTGCTCGTCCCACCCGGTGCGCAGCAACGCGATCCGCGCGTCGGACGTCCAGGGTCCGAGGAGTTCCGGACCCACCGCTGCGGCCCCGCGGACGTCGAGCACGACGGCCGGCCCGGCGAACAGGTCGAGGGGGAGTTCCTCGACCGTCGGGCCGTCGGGGACGACGTGGGCGGGGGCGTCGACGTGGGTTCCCGTGTGGGTCCCCAAGGACAGGGAACTCACGCGGCAGAACTCACCGTCGACCGTCGGCAGCG
Encoded proteins:
- a CDS encoding cyclase family protein, which codes for MASGAGWVDLSRPVRPGMPVYPGDPEFAAHPLPTVDGEFCRVSSLSLGTHTGTHVDAPAHVVPDGPTVEELPLDLFAGPAVVLDVRGAAAVGPELLGPWTSDARIALLRTGWDEHSGTPEEFDHPHLTVAAARFLRSVGVRTVGIDAASVDGPGTLAAHRVLLGDRADPGVVVENLRGLGDLPRRVEFAAFGWALTAGDGSPVRAVARALA